One window of the Chryseobacterium sp. CY350 genome contains the following:
- the der gene encoding ribosome biogenesis GTPase Der, with protein MSNIVAIVGRPNVGKSTLFNRLLERREAIVDSTSGVTRDRHYGKSDWSGVDFTVIDTGGYEVNSEDVFQEEISKQVQLAIDEATSIIFMMNVEEGLTDTDIEIHEMLRRAKKPVYHVINKVDSSKEELAATEFYQLGIEKYYTLSSATGSGTGEILDAVINDFPTTDYKDPFEGLPKITIAGRPNVGKSTLTNALLDAERNIVTDVAGTTRDSIQTLYNKFGHEFVLVDTAGMRRKSKVNEDLEFYSVMRSIRSIEYSDVVIIMVDATLGWESQDMNIFGLAQKNRKGIVIVVNKWDLIEDKTTNTVRDFEQSIKEKIGQFSDIPILFVSALTKQRILKAVEMAMVVYEDRKKKIKTSKLNEVMLPVFERTPPPANKGKFIKIKYCVQLPTPSPQFVFFCNLPQYVKEPYKRFTENQLRKEFGFTGVPIEVYFRQK; from the coding sequence ATGTCAAATATTGTTGCAATCGTTGGGCGTCCCAACGTAGGAAAATCCACACTTTTTAATCGTCTGCTAGAAAGAAGAGAAGCTATCGTAGATTCTACTTCCGGAGTTACCAGAGACCGTCATTACGGAAAATCTGACTGGAGTGGTGTAGACTTTACTGTGATTGATACAGGTGGATACGAAGTAAATAGTGAAGACGTTTTTCAGGAAGAAATATCAAAACAGGTGCAGCTTGCAATTGATGAAGCTACTTCTATCATTTTTATGATGAATGTAGAAGAAGGTCTTACCGATACAGATATTGAGATTCATGAAATGTTAAGGAGAGCTAAAAAACCTGTCTATCATGTGATTAACAAGGTAGATTCTTCGAAAGAAGAATTGGCGGCTACAGAATTTTATCAGCTGGGAATCGAAAAATACTACACTTTATCTTCGGCTACAGGTTCGGGTACAGGTGAGATTCTTGATGCTGTGATAAATGATTTTCCAACAACTGATTATAAAGATCCTTTTGAAGGTCTTCCAAAAATCACGATTGCAGGTCGTCCGAATGTAGGAAAATCTACTTTAACTAACGCTTTGCTTGATGCAGAAAGAAATATTGTAACAGATGTTGCAGGTACCACAAGAGACAGTATTCAGACACTTTATAATAAATTTGGTCATGAGTTTGTGTTGGTAGATACTGCCGGAATGCGTCGTAAATCAAAGGTAAATGAAGATCTGGAGTTTTATTCTGTAATGAGATCAATTCGCTCCATCGAATATTCTGATGTGGTGATCATCATGGTAGACGCAACATTGGGTTGGGAATCTCAGGATATGAATATTTTTGGTCTGGCTCAGAAAAACAGAAAAGGTATCGTTATCGTTGTCAACAAATGGGATCTGATTGAAGATAAAACGACAAATACCGTAAGAGATTTTGAGCAGTCTATCAAAGAAAAAATTGGTCAGTTCAGTGATATTCCTATTCTTTTTGTTTCCGCTTTGACGAAGCAGAGAATCTTAAAAGCTGTAGAAATGGCAATGGTTGTTTACGAAGATCGTAAAAAGAAGATCAAAACTTCAAAATTAAATGAAGTAATGCTTCCTGTTTTCGAACGTACACCGCCGCCTGCGAACAAAGGAAAATTCATTAAAATTAAATATTGTGTGCAACTTCCAACGCCTTCACCGCAATTTGTATTTTTCTGTAATCTTCCTCAGTATGTGAAAGAGCCATACAAAAGGTTTACAGAAAACCAACTTAGAAAAGAATTTGGCTTTACAGGAGTTCCGATCGAAGTATATTTCAGACAAAAATAA
- a CDS encoding heme-binding domain-containing protein, translating to MKKILTILLVAFIIIQFFPIDKTNPPVNEGMDFLKIKNTPENITKLISNSCYDCHSNETRYPWYSNIAPSSWFLKNHIDEGRQNLNFSTFAMYEPKRQIHKMEECIEMIETAEMPLESYYIGHQDAKLTDQQRKELVVYFKKQIEDTKIKMQ from the coding sequence ATGAAAAAAATACTTACAATATTGTTGGTTGCATTTATCATCATTCAGTTTTTCCCTATTGATAAAACCAATCCGCCGGTGAATGAAGGAATGGATTTTCTGAAAATTAAAAACACGCCGGAAAACATCACAAAACTCATTAGTAATTCTTGCTATGATTGTCATTCTAATGAAACGCGATATCCTTGGTATTCAAATATTGCTCCTTCTTCATGGTTTTTAAAAAATCATATCGATGAAGGGAGACAAAATTTGAATTTCTCCACATTCGCAATGTACGAACCTAAGAGACAGATTCATAAAATGGAAGAATGTATTGAAATGATTGAAACTGCTGAAATGCCTTTAGAATCTTATTATATTGGTCATCAGGACGCAAAACTTACGGATCAGCAAAGGAAAGAACTTGTTGTTTATTTTAAGAAACAAATAGAAGATACCAAAATTAAAATGCAATAA
- a CDS encoding thiol-disulfide oxidoreductase DCC family protein — translation MQEKWNDKHIVFFDGECGVCNFWVQWILERDKNDQFMFASLQSPFGQKFLSERGLETKQFKTMYLWKLKSYYLTKSEAVLKIANLLGGIYKLTVIGKLLPSFLRDKIYDQISENRMKMANQKCYLPTPDERKKFIEI, via the coding sequence ATGCAGGAAAAATGGAACGATAAACACATTGTTTTTTTTGACGGAGAATGTGGTGTTTGCAATTTTTGGGTTCAGTGGATTTTGGAAAGAGATAAAAATGATCAGTTTATGTTTGCTTCTCTACAATCACCATTCGGGCAGAAGTTTCTTTCTGAGAGAGGTCTCGAAACGAAACAATTCAAGACCATGTATCTTTGGAAACTTAAAAGTTATTACCTTACAAAATCTGAGGCCGTTCTAAAAATCGCCAATTTACTGGGAGGAATTTACAAACTTACAGTTATCGGAAAGCTGCTACCATCTTTTTTGAGAGATAAGATTTATGATCAAATTTCGGAGAACAGAATGAAAATGGCGAATCAAAAATGTTATCTGCCAACACCTGACGAAAGGAAAAAGTTTATTGAAATTTAA